One Lysinibacillus fusiformis genomic window carries:
- a CDS encoding EthD family reductase produces MAKLVALYKHPADKAAFDEHYEKVHTPITAKIPGLREMKVTKFSSTPMGTELPYYLMCEMTYDSVEDLKNGLRSPEGKASGKDLMSFASDIVTLIVGEEA; encoded by the coding sequence ATGGCGAAATTAGTCGCATTATATAAACATCCTGCAGATAAGGCAGCATTTGACGAGCACTACGAAAAGGTACACACACCGATCACGGCAAAAATTCCAGGTTTACGTGAAATGAAAGTAACAAAGTTTAGTTCAACACCGATGGGCACAGAGTTACCTTACTATTTAATGTGTGAAATGACATATGATAGCGTAGAAGATTTAAAAAATGGGCTGCGTTCTCCAGAAGGTAAAGCATCGGGAAAAGATTTAATGAGCTTCGCGAGTGACATCGTTACACTCATTGTCGGTGAAGAAGCGTAA
- the paaB gene encoding 1,2-phenylacetyl-CoA epoxidase subunit PaaB encodes MEKESFYQEFEVFSKRTPTSHFQHQFSLLAPNGEMALMMAQENFMRREPVVDIWVVNRKHLHGLTQESKQALQRLDNKDYRTTKGYGYLKKKWRHYEQGMLDEKEILSWAGGGKKDE; translated from the coding sequence GTGGAAAAAGAATCTTTCTATCAAGAATTTGAAGTATTTAGCAAACGAACACCAACATCCCATTTTCAACACCAATTCAGTCTCTTAGCTCCAAACGGAGAAATGGCCCTAATGATGGCTCAGGAAAACTTTATGCGTCGTGAACCTGTCGTAGATATTTGGGTAGTAAATCGTAAACATTTACATGGCTTAACACAAGAAAGCAAACAAGCGTTACAACGATTAGATAATAAAGACTATCGTACAACAAAAGGCTACGGCTATTTAAAGAAAAAATGGCGGCACTATGAGCAAGGCATGCTAGATGAAAAAGAAATTCTATCTTGGGCTGGGGGAGGCAAAAAAGATGAGTAA
- a CDS encoding ferredoxin: MAKFTRVDQSTCIACGACGASAPEIFDYNDEGIAYVILDDNEGCQEVPEDLYDDLEDAMEGCPTESIKVASNAESLMDE, translated from the coding sequence ATGGCTAAATTCACAAGAGTAGATCAGAGTACATGTATTGCGTGCGGTGCATGCGGTGCATCAGCTCCAGAAATTTTTGATTATAACGACGAAGGTATCGCTTATGTTATTTTAGACGATAACGAAGGATGCCAAGAAGTACCTGAAGATTTATATGATGATTTAGAGGATGCAATGGAAGGCTGCCCTACAGAATCCATTAAAGTAGCAAGTAACGCTGAAAGCTTGATGGATGAATGA
- the paaD gene encoding 1,2-phenylacetyl-CoA epoxidase subunit PaaD produces MATTDLHEAHIYEVLDTVKDPEIDTVSIIDLGMIERVQVNDGHVRIEVLPTFSGCPALTIIQQNIEKAVAQLKNVLEVDVAFINSPIWTSDRVTAKGRDGLKQFGIAPPPQFLKKDGSWHVDCPYCGSTYVTIENIFGPTACRSILYCKSCKNPFEAMKLISTSM; encoded by the coding sequence ATGGCAACTACTGATTTGCACGAGGCGCACATCTATGAAGTACTTGATACAGTGAAAGACCCTGAAATCGATACGGTGAGCATTATCGATCTTGGCATGATTGAGCGTGTTCAAGTAAATGATGGTCATGTACGTATTGAAGTGCTACCAACATTTTCAGGTTGCCCTGCACTAACAATCATTCAACAAAATATTGAAAAAGCAGTGGCTCAACTAAAAAATGTTCTTGAAGTAGATGTCGCATTTATTAATAGTCCTATTTGGACTTCCGATCGTGTTACAGCAAAAGGTCGAGACGGGTTAAAGCAATTCGGCATAGCCCCTCCTCCTCAATTTTTAAAAAAAGATGGCTCTTGGCATGTAGATTGCCCTTACTGTGGGTCTACTTATGTCACGATTGAAAACATATTTGGTCCAACAGCATGCCGCAGTATTTTATATTGCAAGAGCTGTAAAAATCCGTTTGAGGCAATGAAATTAATTTCTACTTCAATGTAG
- a CDS encoding NAD(P)/FAD-dependent oxidoreductase, whose product MIETEQIKDVTIIGGGPIGMFAAFYGGMRGMSVKIIESLPQLGGQLAALYPEKYIYDIAGFPKIRAQDLIYNLKEQMNTFPVDICTNESVLTIEKDADGIFTLVTTSGIHYSRTILITAGNGAFKVRTLEFDGEEKYAEHNLHYFINDLNAFKDRNVMVFGGGDSAVDWAMMLEPIAKKVSIVHRRDKFRAHEHSVENLMQSSVEVITPYVPEELIGEDSITHVKLKHAKDETIEPIYGVDDVIVNFGFVSSLGAIKDWGLEISKNSIVVNSRMETNIPGIYAAGDICTYDGKVKLIVSGFGEAPTAISNAKVYIDPTSKVQPLHSTSVMEEKKKQLT is encoded by the coding sequence ATGATTGAAACCGAACAAATAAAAGATGTGACGATTATTGGGGGAGGACCTATTGGCATGTTTGCCGCCTTTTATGGTGGTATGCGTGGCATGAGTGTGAAAATTATTGAAAGTCTCCCTCAATTGGGCGGTCAACTAGCGGCACTTTATCCAGAAAAGTATATTTATGATATTGCTGGTTTTCCTAAAATACGTGCTCAAGATCTTATCTACAATCTAAAAGAGCAGATGAATACATTTCCAGTAGATATTTGTACAAACGAATCTGTGTTAACAATCGAAAAAGATGCTGATGGTATTTTCACACTTGTTACGACAAGTGGAATTCATTACTCTCGTACAATTCTTATCACTGCTGGAAATGGTGCTTTCAAAGTTCGTACACTTGAGTTCGACGGAGAAGAGAAGTATGCAGAACATAATTTACATTACTTCATTAATGACCTGAATGCTTTCAAAGATCGTAACGTCATGGTCTTCGGAGGTGGCGATTCAGCAGTTGATTGGGCGATGATGCTAGAACCAATTGCTAAAAAAGTATCAATCGTACACAGACGCGATAAATTCCGCGCACATGAGCATAGCGTAGAAAATTTGATGCAATCTTCTGTAGAGGTGATTACACCTTATGTGCCTGAAGAGTTAATTGGTGAAGATAGCATTACTCACGTCAAGTTAAAACATGCGAAAGATGAAACAATCGAGCCAATCTATGGTGTAGATGATGTTATCGTAAATTTCGGCTTTGTCTCATCATTAGGTGCAATTAAAGACTGGGGCTTAGAAATTAGCAAAAACTCCATCGTAGTCAATTCTCGTATGGAAACGAACATCCCTGGTATTTATGCAGCCGGTGACATTTGTACGTATGATGGAAAAGTAAAGCTAATTGTCAGTGGTTTCGGGGAAGCACCAACAGCTATTAGTAACGCGAAAGTCTACATTGATCCAACTTCTAAAGTACAGCCGTTGCATAGCACGAGTGTGATGGAAGAAAAAAAGAAACAGCTTACCTGA
- the paaC gene encoding 1,2-phenylacetyl-CoA epoxidase subunit PaaC, producing the protein MSKEVTPEFKKSVITLLYQLADDDYLFSYRGSEWLGLAPHIEEDVAFSSITQDTMGHAKLYYTLLEELGEGNSDSLAQLRPKEERGNSLLVERPNGEGYYKEAPNYDWGYAVARNYIYSTAKKAKIEALKVSSYGPIQEIATKISAELYYHQMHWTTWFTQLFTATEESRSRMSSALEEVIKDAGDLFSFGELAPSLSTTFELIESEEAIKERWFTIIKPTFETVKITVPELPTPTINGRNGQHTDDLTSAIETMSEVYRSDLAASW; encoded by the coding sequence ATGAGTAAAGAAGTAACACCTGAATTTAAAAAATCCGTAATTACATTGCTTTATCAATTAGCCGATGATGATTATTTATTCTCTTATCGAGGTTCTGAATGGCTTGGATTAGCACCGCATATTGAAGAAGATGTGGCGTTCTCATCTATTACACAAGATACAATGGGGCACGCAAAACTATACTACACACTGTTAGAAGAACTTGGTGAAGGCAATTCAGATTCACTAGCGCAGCTTCGACCAAAAGAAGAGCGTGGCAATAGCCTACTTGTTGAACGTCCAAACGGTGAAGGTTACTACAAAGAAGCGCCAAATTACGACTGGGGTTACGCGGTTGCACGTAATTACATTTATTCAACAGCGAAAAAAGCAAAAATCGAAGCATTAAAAGTAAGCAGCTATGGTCCAATTCAAGAGATAGCTACTAAGATTAGTGCCGAACTATACTACCACCAAATGCACTGGACTACTTGGTTTACTCAATTATTTACAGCAACAGAAGAATCACGTTCACGTATGAGCTCAGCGCTCGAAGAAGTGATTAAAGATGCTGGTGATTTATTCTCATTTGGCGAATTAGCACCAAGTCTTTCAACAACATTTGAATTAATTGAGTCAGAAGAAGCAATAAAAGAACGCTGGTTCACGATTATAAAACCAACATTTGAAACAGTAAAAATCACTGTACCTGAACTGCCGACACCGACAATCAATGGTCGCAACGGTCAACATACAGACGATTTAACATCAGCAATTGAGACAATGTCAGAAGTGTATCGTTCTGATTTAGCAGCGAGTTGGTAA
- a CDS encoding phenylacetate--CoA ligase family protein, with protein sequence MYHPEIETASRGEMEKIQLTRLKETVERVYNNTPFYKEQFDLLGITPADIQSLADIKKLPFTKKVNLREHYPFGLFAVPMDEVVRIHGSSGTSGKPTIVGYTKNDIEMWSGLLARAIVAAGGRKSDIFHNAYGYGLFTGGIGLHYGAETLGAAVVPISGGNTERQITLLEDFKPRGIAGTPSYILTIAEKMEEMGIDPATNGIEYGIFGAEPWSEEIRHAIEDKLKIRAMDIYGLSEVMGPGVSIECYEAQNGLHIAEDHFFVEIIDPETLEPVAAGKDGELVITSLTKEALPIIRYRTGDITSITREKCKCGRTTIRMARVKGRTDDMLIIRGVNVFPSEIERELLQVEGLAPHYQIHLLKKGNMDEIELHVELTPKLYKDIGGNLNHPQIQMLSRKVKHDLKNACLVSVSLVIENIGSIPRSEGKAVRVIDRRNERKEVTQ encoded by the coding sequence ATGTATCATCCAGAAATTGAAACAGCATCAAGGGGAGAAATGGAAAAGATTCAACTGACACGTTTAAAAGAAACAGTTGAAAGAGTATACAATAATACACCTTTTTACAAGGAACAATTCGATCTACTAGGAATTACACCTGCTGATATTCAAAGTTTAGCAGATATTAAAAAATTGCCATTTACTAAAAAAGTAAATTTACGTGAGCATTATCCATTTGGGCTTTTCGCAGTACCGATGGATGAGGTAGTGCGTATTCACGGCTCATCAGGTACTAGTGGGAAACCGACAATTGTTGGCTATACAAAAAATGATATCGAAATGTGGTCGGGACTTTTAGCTCGCGCTATTGTTGCCGCAGGGGGACGCAAATCGGATATTTTCCATAACGCTTACGGATATGGTCTATTTACAGGTGGAATTGGTTTACACTACGGGGCTGAAACATTAGGCGCAGCAGTAGTACCGATTTCAGGAGGCAATACAGAACGACAAATTACATTACTAGAAGACTTTAAGCCACGTGGCATTGCAGGTACCCCATCCTATATATTAACGATTGCTGAAAAGATGGAAGAAATGGGGATTGATCCAGCAACGAATGGGATTGAGTACGGGATATTTGGTGCAGAACCTTGGTCAGAGGAAATACGCCATGCAATAGAGGATAAATTAAAAATTCGTGCTATGGATATTTACGGTTTAAGTGAAGTCATGGGACCTGGTGTATCCATAGAATGTTATGAAGCACAAAATGGTTTACATATCGCAGAAGATCATTTCTTCGTAGAAATTATTGATCCAGAGACATTAGAACCTGTAGCCGCTGGCAAAGATGGTGAACTGGTTATTACAAGCTTAACAAAGGAAGCGCTACCAATTATTCGTTATCGAACTGGTGATATTACATCGATTACACGTGAAAAGTGTAAATGTGGACGTACAACGATACGTATGGCACGTGTTAAAGGACGTACGGATGATATGTTGATTATTCGAGGAGTGAATGTTTTCCCGTCGGAAATTGAGCGTGAATTGTTACAAGTTGAAGGTTTAGCTCCACACTATCAAATTCATTTATTGAAGAAAGGGAATATGGATGAAATTGAACTACATGTCGAGCTGACACCAAAATTATATAAAGACATTGGTGGAAACTTAAACCATCCGCAGATTCAAATGTTATCAAGAAAAGTTAAACATGATTTAAAAAATGCGTGTTTAGTTTCTGTTAGTCTTGTGATTGAAAATATCGGCTCTATTCCACGATCAGAAGGAAAGGCAGTTCGTGTCATTGATCGGAGAAATGAGCGGAAGGAGGTTACTCAATGA
- the paaA gene encoding 1,2-phenylacetyl-CoA epoxidase subunit PaaA has protein sequence MSVATKLSEQELQEQFEARIAAGDKIEVDDWMPEEYRLALIKLISMHGISEIMGALPEKEWVPKAPTLYRKLGIMAKVQDEMGHGQLLLRVAEDLLKPYGKNRGDLMIDLFEGRLKFHNVFHMETKSWGDAGLIGWLVDGSAIISQTNMLGASYGPYARALQRICAEEVFHAQHGEAIIMALAEGTPEQRELVQDALNRWWESLLFFFGPETKDTTGTSKQDVTIKYKIRVLSNEGLRQSFLTKYVPRIQSLGLTVPDQTLHFDEAQQKWIYEQPNWEYFKKIQRNEGPCSQERLTLRRSSYENNAWVREALTALAN, from the coding sequence ATGAGTGTAGCAACAAAATTATCTGAACAAGAATTACAAGAGCAGTTTGAGGCACGTATTGCCGCTGGAGACAAAATTGAAGTAGATGATTGGATGCCAGAAGAATACCGTTTAGCATTAATCAAATTAATTTCTATGCACGGTATTAGTGAAATCATGGGTGCCCTCCCTGAAAAAGAGTGGGTTCCTAAAGCACCAACTTTGTACCGTAAGCTAGGCATTATGGCAAAAGTACAAGATGAAATGGGCCATGGCCAATTATTATTACGCGTAGCAGAAGATTTACTAAAACCTTATGGGAAAAACCGTGGCGATTTGATGATTGATTTATTCGAAGGTCGTCTTAAATTTCACAATGTATTCCATATGGAGACAAAATCATGGGGTGATGCAGGACTAATCGGATGGCTTGTTGATGGTTCAGCCATCATTTCACAAACAAATATGTTAGGTGCTTCTTACGGACCATATGCACGTGCTTTACAACGTATTTGTGCAGAAGAAGTATTCCACGCACAACACGGTGAAGCTATCATTATGGCTTTAGCAGAAGGAACACCCGAACAACGTGAACTAGTGCAAGATGCGTTAAATCGCTGGTGGGAATCACTGTTATTCTTCTTTGGCCCAGAAACAAAAGATACAACAGGTACAAGCAAACAAGATGTAACAATTAAATACAAAATTCGCGTGTTATCAAACGAAGGATTACGTCAAAGTTTCTTAACAAAGTACGTTCCACGTATTCAATCGTTAGGTTTAACAGTCCCTGATCAAACTTTACATTTTGATGAGGCACAACAAAAATGGATTTACGAACAACCAAACTGGGAATATTTCAAGAAAATTCAACGCAATGAAGGTCCATGTTCACAAGAACGTCTAACACTTCGTCGTTCATCTTACGAAAATAACGCTTGGGTACGTGAAGCATTAACGGCACTAGCAAATTAA